The proteins below come from a single Lates calcarifer isolate ASB-BC8 linkage group LG11, TLL_Latcal_v3, whole genome shotgun sequence genomic window:
- the LOC108898619 gene encoding LOW QUALITY PROTEIN: galactose-3-O-sulfotransferase 2 (The sequence of the model RefSeq protein was modified relative to this genomic sequence to represent the inferred CDS: deleted 1 base in 1 codon), translating to MAFHWLAAQLWRHRVAGLMVIMGVTSLLILLGTHLLQRSSHHEWPKGWSKIPAKDKKGLPAYAKQRPNKPYQNYRRSDTQSTSAQTQKDANLHNILRSRAPVVFLKTHKTGGSTVQNLLFRMGEKDRATFAFPYYTYQFSYPDKFRAEFVDELPDSSSQFDILCSHMRLDVEQVKQIMPPNTTYITILREPLQTFESVFSYYTSTIPAFTLAKKVAETAEHKSALSVFLESPESFWDPKEPENGLAKNPMSFDLGLNSQQWNSSWPADLTLLKETFQLVMIAEHFDESLVLLGALLKLELEELAYLRLNTRSPKYVTLLDDITKARLRAWNSLDVLLYDFFLKLFWEKAEQYGLERLNRDVALLKVSTDRIRQKCVARKGVPPEELEDFIRPWQTDSVTILGYQIQGNLTKHEQGFCMRLVLPELQYHAHLYFLQYGRDMRAARTE from the exons ATGGCCTTCCACTGGTTGGCTGCCCAGCTTTGGAGACATCGTGTGGCAGGTCTCATGGTGATCATGGGGGTGACCTCTCTGCTCATACTTCTAGGTACTCATTTGTTGCAGCGTTCAAG CCATCATGAATGGCCCAAAGGTTGGAGTAAGATACCAGCAAAGGATAAAAAGGGACTACCTGCCTATGCCAAGCAAAGACCTAATAAGCCATACCAAAACTACAGAAGAAGTGACACTCAGTCCACCAGTGCACAGACTCAAAAGGATGCCAATCTTCATAATATACTGAGGTCACGTGCTCCAGTTGTTTtcctcaaaacacacaagacaggAGGCAGCACTGTCCAGAATCTGCTGTTCCGCATGGGAGAGAAGGACAGAGCCACATTCGCTTTCCCTTATTACACCTACCAGTTCAGCTACCCAGATAA ATTCAGGGCAGAATTTGTGGACGAATTACCCGACAGTTCCTCTCAGTTTGACATACTTTGTAGCCACATGCGTCTAGACGTGGAGCAAGTGAAACAGATAATGCCACCAAACACCACCTACATCACCATTCTGCGTGAACCTTTACAGACAtttgaatctgttttttcttattaCACCTCCACCATTCCTGCTTTCACTTTAGCCAAAAAGGTggcagagacagcagagcaCAAATCAGCACTGTCAGTTTTCCTGGAGTCACCAGAGTCATTCTGGGACCCCAAAGAGCCTGAGAATGGCCTAGCAAAGAACCCCATGAGCTTCGATTTAGGTCTCAACAGCCAGCAGTGGAACTCCTCCTGGCCGGCTGACCTGACTCTGCTGAAGGAGACCTTCCAGCTGGTTATGATCGCAGAGCACTTTGATGAGTCCCTGGTCCTCCTGGGGGCCCTGCTGAAGCTGGAGCTCGAGGAACTAGCCTACCTGCGTCTAAACACTCGCTCCCCAAAGTATGTCACTCTGCTGGACGACATAACCAAAGCCAGGCTACGAGCCTGGAACAGCCTGGATGTGTTGCTCTATGACTTCTTCCTCAAGTTGTTCTGGGAGAAGGCAGAGCAGTATGGGCTGGAGAGGCTGAACAGAGACGTGGCC TTGCTGAAGGTCTCCACTGACAGaatcagacagaaatgtgtggCCAGGAAGGGGGTGCCCCCTGAGGAACTGGAGGACTTCATAAGACCTTGGCAGACAGATTCAGTCACCATCTTGGGTTATCAGATACAGGGGAACCTGACCAAGCACGAGCAGGGATTCTGTATGCGCCTCGTGCTGCCTGAACTTCAGTACCACGCTCACCTGTATTTCCTGCAGTATGGTCGAGACATGAGGGCTGCACGTACAGAGTAA